In the genome of Cupriavidus malaysiensis, one region contains:
- a CDS encoding dienelactone hydrolase family protein, whose protein sequence is METPQDPQADDPLDDFEPRRITLDGVSKVVHVTGSGPAVIVMTEMPGISPQVARFSRWVRAAGFTVYMPSLFGRDGALPQVEEGIATFRRACVSAEFRALAGGAPSPAMQWLRALARLAHAQCGGPGVGAIGMCFTGNFALSMMLEPAMLAPVMCQPSLPLDDPAGTGMAPDELAAVRERLEREDLTVLAYRFDGDRHCRAQRFAAFREALGERFVARVLPDSAAHPAPPPFFAQVVGSPHSVVTAHLIDEAGQPTLRARDEILSFFARRLGG, encoded by the coding sequence ATGGAAACGCCCCAAGACCCGCAGGCCGACGATCCGCTCGACGACTTCGAACCGCGCCGCATCACGCTGGACGGCGTGAGCAAGGTCGTGCACGTGACCGGCAGTGGCCCCGCCGTGATCGTGATGACCGAGATGCCGGGCATCAGCCCGCAGGTGGCGCGCTTCAGCCGCTGGGTGCGCGCGGCCGGCTTCACCGTCTACATGCCCTCGCTGTTCGGGCGCGACGGCGCGCTGCCGCAGGTCGAGGAGGGCATCGCCACCTTCCGCCGGGCCTGCGTCAGCGCCGAGTTCCGCGCCCTGGCGGGCGGCGCGCCGAGCCCGGCCATGCAGTGGCTGCGCGCGCTGGCGCGGCTGGCGCACGCGCAATGCGGCGGCCCCGGGGTCGGCGCCATCGGCATGTGCTTCACCGGGAATTTCGCCTTGTCGATGATGCTGGAGCCGGCCATGCTGGCGCCGGTGATGTGCCAGCCCTCGCTGCCGCTCGACGACCCGGCCGGCACCGGCATGGCGCCGGACGAACTGGCGGCGGTGCGGGAGCGCCTGGAGCGCGAGGACCTGACCGTGCTGGCCTACCGCTTCGACGGCGACCGCCACTGCCGGGCCCAGCGCTTCGCCGCCTTCCGCGAGGCGCTGGGCGAGCGCTTCGTCGCGCGCGTGCTGCCGGACAGCGCCGCCCATCCGGCCCCGCCGCCTTTCTTCGCCCAGGTGGTAGGCAGCCCGCACAGCGTGGTGACCGCCCACCTGATCGACGAAGCGGGACAGCCGACGCTGCGCGCGCGCGACGAGATCCTGTCGTTCTTCGCACGCCGCCTCGGCGGCTGA